In bacterium, one genomic interval encodes:
- a CDS encoding NAD-dependent isocitrate dehydrogenase — MQRTHKATLIPGDGIGPSISEAAVAIMEATGVVIQWEVCHAGLAAIAAGKDPLPKETADSIDRTRVVLKGPITTPVGGGYKSVNVTLRQKYNLYANVRPCVSFDGLVTPFPNTDIVVVRENTEGLYTGQEMYVDPEKRAAIVVACNTRSAMDRVCRYTFEWSRQNGRKKVTCIHKANILKMFSGIFLESFREVAKDFPDLVAEEKIIDAACMELVRKPRIFDVIVTTNLFGDIISDLTAGLVGGLGVAPGANYGDNVAMFEAIHGSAPDIAGKGIANPISLVLAGAMMLKHIGEIEASAKVDAAVRAVIKEGKYLTPDLLPGSTHGTADLTKAIIEHIH; from the coding sequence GTGCAGCGCACGCACAAAGCGACGCTCATTCCCGGTGACGGAATAGGCCCGTCGATCTCTGAGGCCGCTGTGGCCATCATGGAGGCGACGGGCGTTGTCATTCAATGGGAAGTTTGTCATGCCGGACTGGCCGCGATTGCGGCGGGCAAAGATCCGCTGCCGAAGGAAACCGCGGATTCGATTGATCGCACGCGCGTCGTGCTCAAGGGGCCGATCACGACGCCAGTCGGCGGTGGTTACAAAAGCGTGAACGTCACGCTGCGGCAGAAGTACAATCTATACGCCAACGTTCGCCCGTGCGTGTCGTTTGATGGTCTGGTGACGCCGTTCCCCAATACAGACATCGTCGTCGTGCGCGAGAATACCGAGGGCTTGTACACAGGTCAAGAGATGTACGTGGACCCGGAGAAACGGGCGGCCATTGTCGTGGCTTGCAATACCCGGTCCGCGATGGATCGAGTCTGCCGCTATACATTTGAATGGTCTCGTCAAAACGGCCGCAAGAAAGTCACGTGCATTCACAAGGCCAATATCTTGAAGATGTTTTCGGGTATTTTCCTTGAGAGCTTCCGCGAAGTAGCGAAGGATTTCCCCGACCTTGTCGCGGAAGAAAAGATCATTGACGCCGCTTGCATGGAGCTGGTGCGCAAACCGCGAATCTTTGACGTCATCGTCACGACCAATTTGTTTGGCGACATCATTTCCGATTTGACGGCGGGTCTGGTCGGCGGCTTGGGGGTCGCTCCCGGCGCGAATTATGGCGATAACGTTGCCATGTTCGAAGCCATTCACGGCAGCGCTCCGGATATTGCGGGCAAGGGTATCGCCAATCCGATTTCGCTCGTATTGGCCGGCGCGATGATGCTCAAGCACATCGGCGAGATTGAAGCGTCCGCAAAGGTTGACGCCGCGGTGCGCGCCGTCATCAAGGAAGGCAAGTATCTCACACCGGATCTGCTGCCGGGTTCCACACACGGCACCGCGGATCTGACGAAGGCAATCATTGAGCACATTCACTGA
- the kdsA gene encoding 3-deoxy-8-phosphooctulonate synthase translates to MSTFTDIGGEFFPLAIIAGPCVIESEDLCLFVAEELAGIAARTGVLPIFKASFDKANRTSASSFRGPGLDEGLRILEEVRKQSGLPVTTDIHLPVQAKAAGEVVDILQIPAFLCRQTDILVAAGNTGKPVNVKKGQFVAPEDMRFVAEKIVSTGNSRIMFTERGASFGYRDLVVDMRSIVKLADLGYPVVFDATHSVQKMGGEGGGISGGSPRFIGPLARAAVATGAVSAVFVETHPNPASALSDGSNMLPLSELENLITGLVRIVQALRAGEQV, encoded by the coding sequence TTGAGCACATTCACTGACATCGGCGGCGAGTTTTTTCCGCTTGCGATCATCGCGGGCCCTTGTGTGATCGAATCGGAGGACCTGTGTTTGTTCGTCGCCGAAGAGCTGGCGGGCATCGCGGCGCGCACGGGCGTGCTGCCGATTTTCAAAGCGAGCTTTGACAAAGCCAATCGCACGTCGGCGTCGAGCTTTCGCGGTCCGGGCTTGGACGAAGGATTGCGCATCCTCGAAGAAGTGCGGAAGCAATCCGGTTTGCCGGTCACGACCGACATTCATCTTCCCGTGCAGGCCAAGGCCGCCGGTGAAGTCGTGGATATTTTGCAGATTCCGGCATTCCTTTGCCGCCAGACCGATATTCTCGTAGCCGCCGGCAACACGGGCAAACCTGTGAACGTGAAGAAAGGTCAGTTTGTCGCGCCGGAAGACATGCGCTTTGTGGCCGAGAAGATCGTTTCGACGGGCAACAGCCGCATCATGTTCACCGAGCGCGGAGCGAGCTTCGGTTATCGCGATCTCGTCGTGGACATGCGTTCGATTGTTAAGCTCGCCGATTTGGGCTACCCGGTCGTTTTCGATGCGACGCACAGCGTGCAGAAGATGGGGGGGGAAGGCGGCGGTATTAGTGGCGGTTCGCCGCGATTCATTGGTCCACTAGCCCGCGCTGCGGTGGCCACCGGCGCCGTTTCCGCCGTGTTCGTCGAAACACATCCGAATCCCGCGTCGGCATTGTCCGACGGTTCCAACATGCTGCCGCTGTCTGAACTCGAGAATTTGATCACAGGACTGGTGCGCATCGTTCAGGCGTTGCGCGCCGGAGAACAGGTATGA
- the folB gene encoding dihydroneopterin aldolase translates to MNSPRDRIRLKGIQIYAHHGALEEERRLGQLFELDCEVAGDFGRGGSGDDLYWTVDYTLLFRELERTFLAETYRLLETCAAELAGAVLAKFPAVEEVVIRVRKPHVPMGGVISNVEVEVSRQRKDD, encoded by the coding sequence ATGAACTCTCCGCGCGATCGCATTCGCCTCAAAGGAATTCAGATTTACGCGCATCATGGCGCGCTTGAAGAAGAGCGGCGGCTGGGTCAGCTCTTTGAACTCGACTGCGAAGTCGCGGGCGACTTTGGTCGTGGCGGCAGCGGCGACGATCTCTACTGGACTGTGGATTACACGCTGCTCTTTCGCGAACTCGAGCGCACATTTCTGGCGGAGACGTACCGGCTGCTCGAAACCTGCGCGGCTGAACTTGCAGGCGCCGTGCTGGCGAAGTTTCCCGCTGTCGAGGAAGTTGTCATCCGCGTTCGCAAGCCGCACGTTCCCATGGGCGGCGTAATCAGCAACGTTGAAGTCGAAGTATCGCGCCAACGCAAGGATGATTGA